The following proteins are co-located in the Geoanaerobacter pelophilus genome:
- a CDS encoding bifunctional UDP-4-keto-pentose/UDP-xylose synthase yields MKVLILGVNGFIGNALTHRILTTTDWEVYGLDMACDKLERSLGDSRFHFLEGDITINKEWIEYNIKKCDVVLPLVAIATPVTYVKDPLRVFELDFEENLKIIRQCVKYKKRVIFPSTSEVYGMSPDREFDEENSPLMLGPINKERWIYSCAKQMLDRVIYAYGAHEGLQYTLFRPFNWIGPKLDSISTAKEGSSRVLTQFLYNILAGEPIQLVDGGAQRRSFTFVEDGIDCLMKIIANENGAANSGIFNIGNPVNDLSVKELAEKLLTLMKEYPAYREKAEQCKIIEVTSGEFYGKGYQDMLTRVPSVKNAKERLGWEPKTSIDDALRKTLDFYLVDEREKIEHLL; encoded by the coding sequence ATGAAAGTATTAATCCTTGGGGTAAACGGCTTTATTGGAAATGCTCTTACTCATCGCATCCTCACCACCACTGACTGGGAGGTCTACGGCCTCGACATGGCCTGCGACAAGCTGGAGCGATCTCTGGGCGATTCTCGTTTTCACTTTCTTGAGGGGGATATCACCATCAACAAGGAGTGGATCGAGTACAACATCAAGAAATGCGATGTGGTGCTGCCACTGGTGGCAATCGCCACACCGGTCACTTATGTCAAGGACCCGCTGCGGGTATTTGAGCTCGACTTCGAGGAAAACCTGAAGATCATTCGCCAGTGTGTTAAGTACAAAAAACGCGTCATCTTTCCATCTACTTCAGAAGTTTACGGCATGAGCCCTGACCGTGAATTTGACGAAGAGAACTCGCCCTTGATGCTCGGACCGATCAACAAGGAGCGCTGGATCTACTCCTGCGCCAAGCAGATGCTGGATCGGGTTATCTATGCCTACGGCGCCCACGAAGGGCTCCAATACACCCTGTTCCGACCGTTCAACTGGATCGGTCCCAAGCTCGACTCCATCAGTACCGCCAAAGAAGGCAGCTCACGCGTCCTGACCCAGTTCCTCTACAATATCCTGGCCGGGGAACCGATCCAACTGGTTGATGGCGGGGCACAGCGGCGCTCGTTTACTTTTGTCGAAGACGGCATCGATTGCCTGATGAAGATTATCGCCAATGAGAACGGTGCTGCAAACAGCGGTATCTTCAATATCGGCAACCCTGTCAATGATCTTTCAGTCAAGGAGCTTGCCGAGAAATTGTTAACGCTGATGAAGGAGTACCCTGCCTATCGTGAAAAGGCAGAGCAGTGCAAGATCATTGAGGTTACCTCCGGGGAGTTCTACGGCAAGGGCTATCAGGATATGCTCACCAGGGTGCCTTCGGTGAAGAACGCCAAGGAGCGTCTCGGCTGGGAGCCAAAGACCTCCATCGATGATGCGCTCAGGAAGACCCTTGATTTCTACCTGGTGGATGAAAGGGAGAAGATCGAGCATCTGCTGTAG
- a CDS encoding formyltransferase → MSDKLVVCAYHNVGYRCLKELLRQGADIRLIFTHEDSPTEEIWFESVRELAEQHGIPYLTTSINEPENLARVAELAPDFLLSFYYRNMIKPTVLELATRGALNLHGSYLPKYRGRVPVNWAVINGETETGATLHYMVEKPDAGEIVDREKVTIDFTDSAFDVFNKVTDAAVTVISRAWPQLVAGTAARIPMDLKAGNYCGGRKPEDGRIDWSLSAVQIYNLIRGVTHPYPGAFTHLDGKQIIVWKAWPVEGCGEPGRVVSMEPLLVGTGDGLLEIRSLQVEGAEEATATDFVAKRTLVSAEFK, encoded by the coding sequence ATGTCAGATAAGCTGGTTGTATGCGCCTACCACAACGTCGGTTACCGCTGCCTTAAAGAGCTTCTGCGACAAGGGGCTGACATCCGGCTGATCTTCACCCACGAGGATTCGCCGACCGAGGAGATCTGGTTCGAATCGGTGCGGGAGCTGGCCGAGCAGCACGGCATCCCGTATCTTACTACCAGCATCAACGAGCCGGAAAACCTGGCAAGGGTGGCTGAACTTGCCCCGGATTTCCTGCTCTCGTTCTATTACCGGAACATGATCAAGCCGACAGTGCTGGAGCTGGCGACCCGGGGCGCCCTGAACCTGCACGGCTCCTATCTGCCGAAATACCGGGGCCGGGTGCCGGTGAACTGGGCGGTGATCAATGGAGAAACCGAGACCGGCGCCACCCTGCATTACATGGTGGAAAAGCCGGATGCTGGGGAGATCGTGGACCGGGAAAAGGTAACGATAGATTTTACCGACAGCGCCTTTGACGTGTTCAACAAGGTGACCGATGCCGCGGTAACGGTAATCAGTCGCGCCTGGCCGCAACTGGTAGCCGGAACGGCGGCGCGCATTCCCATGGACTTGAAGGCCGGCAATTACTGCGGCGGCAGAAAGCCGGAGGACGGACGGATCGACTGGAGTCTTAGCGCGGTACAGATCTACAACCTGATTCGCGGGGTGACGCACCCGTATCCCGGTGCCTTCACCCATCTTGATGGCAAGCAGATTATTGTCTGGAAGGCATGGCCGGTTGAAGGTTGCGGTGAGCCGGGCAGAGTGGTCTCTATGGAACCTCTGCTGGTGGGTACCGGCGACGGGTTGCTGGAGATCCGCTCGCTGCAGGTAGAGGGAGCGGAAGAGGCAACCGCCACAGATTTTGTAGCAAAGAGAACGCTGGTTTCAGCTGAATTCAAATAA
- a CDS encoding DegT/DnrJ/EryC1/StrS family aminotransferase: MRSEFLPFSTPTIEDAEINEVVDSLKSGWITTGPKVKRFEDEFKAYVGAPFAVPLSSATAGLHLVLLALGIKEGDEIITTPMTFASTVSIPVLCGAKPVLVDIEPGTLNIDATRIREKITPRTKAIIPVHFAGQSCDMDPIFALAKEFGLTVIEDAAHAAGTEYKGTRIGTLDSISIFSFHPNKNMTTGEGGMVCTPDETVAEEVSLLKFHGMSREAWKRFAASGTPNYDIVMPGFKYNMMDIQAAIGIHQLPKLDRFIDRRKEIAEFYNREFADVAELALPAYAPYAQRHAWHLYTPLVRVEMLSIDRDGFMAELKKENIGTGLHYKAVHHHAWYREHLPQAAGSLPNADYASDRILSLPLFPKMSDNDAADVVTAVKSVIARTRK; the protein is encoded by the coding sequence GTGCGTAGCGAATTTCTTCCGTTTTCCACCCCAACCATCGAAGATGCCGAGATAAACGAGGTTGTCGATTCTCTCAAGTCTGGATGGATCACCACCGGGCCTAAGGTGAAGCGTTTCGAGGATGAGTTCAAGGCCTATGTAGGCGCTCCCTTTGCCGTGCCGCTCAGTTCGGCAACTGCCGGGCTGCATCTGGTGCTGCTTGCCTTGGGGATTAAGGAGGGGGACGAGATCATCACCACCCCGATGACCTTTGCCTCGACCGTGAGTATCCCGGTCCTGTGCGGCGCCAAGCCGGTGCTAGTGGATATCGAGCCGGGCACCCTTAATATCGATGCTACCAGGATTCGCGAAAAGATAACTCCCAGGACCAAGGCAATCATACCGGTGCATTTTGCCGGTCAGTCGTGCGACATGGATCCGATATTCGCCTTGGCAAAAGAGTTCGGCCTGACAGTGATCGAGGATGCCGCCCACGCTGCCGGTACCGAGTACAAGGGGACCCGCATCGGTACCTTGGACAGCATCTCCATATTCTCGTTCCATCCGAACAAGAACATGACCACCGGCGAGGGGGGGATGGTCTGCACCCCGGACGAAACCGTGGCCGAAGAGGTGTCGTTACTCAAGTTTCACGGCATGAGCCGCGAGGCCTGGAAGCGGTTTGCTGCCAGCGGCACCCCAAACTACGACATCGTGATGCCGGGATTCAAATACAACATGATGGATATCCAGGCCGCCATCGGCATTCACCAACTGCCGAAGCTGGACCGGTTCATTGACCGGCGCAAGGAGATCGCGGAGTTTTACAATCGGGAGTTTGCCGATGTTGCCGAGCTGGCCCTGCCGGCATATGCGCCGTACGCGCAGCGTCATGCCTGGCACCTCTATACGCCGCTGGTCAGAGTCGAGATGCTGAGCATCGATCGTGACGGTTTCATGGCCGAGCTGAAAAAGGAAAACATCGGCACAGGTCTCCATTACAAGGCAGTGCACCACCACGCCTGGTATCGCGAGCATCTGCCCCAAGCGGCAGGCTCGCTCCCCAATGCCGATTATGCCTCTGACCGGATCCTGTCGTTGCCGCTCTTCCCGAAGATGAGCGACAATGATGCTGCTGATGTGGTAACTGCCGTCAAATCAGTTATTGCGAGAACCAGGAAATGA
- a CDS encoding outer membrane beta-barrel protein: MKCLIPVIVAVFVLFTSSVGREAAAADFDWMKKNDQVDTAEKSYGKQYVLFRGGPFFQETPSGMNVGEGAEAGYGIQPLRWLAAEASLGFLQADDYDDNLSNLHRSFQMVPVTGTVRAIFPFKQFDIYALAGGGMYYTMMKVDNRNQDISYADDDKVLLGFHYGGGVSLLLGGVSSVGLEVKRIETKWDALDISGTFLTAYFRMGL; this comes from the coding sequence ATGAAATGCCTTATTCCCGTTATCGTTGCGGTGTTTGTGCTTTTTACATCCAGTGTTGGCAGAGAAGCCGCTGCCGCTGATTTCGATTGGATGAAAAAGAATGATCAGGTTGACACTGCTGAAAAAAGTTATGGTAAACAGTACGTCCTGTTCCGTGGAGGGCCGTTTTTCCAGGAGACGCCGTCAGGGATGAATGTCGGTGAAGGCGCCGAGGCTGGATATGGCATTCAGCCGCTTCGCTGGCTGGCAGCGGAAGCCTCGCTCGGCTTCCTCCAGGCAGACGACTATGACGACAATCTCTCTAACCTGCACCGATCCTTCCAGATGGTGCCGGTCACCGGGACGGTGCGGGCGATTTTTCCGTTCAAGCAGTTTGACATTTATGCCCTTGCCGGCGGCGGTATGTATTACACCATGATGAAAGTGGATAACCGCAATCAGGACATTTCGTACGCAGACGATGACAAGGTGTTGCTCGGCTTTCATTACGGCGGAGGCGTTTCACTGCTGCTTGGCGGGGTTTCTTCTGTCGGGCTTGAAGTCAAACGCATCGAGACCAAATGGGATGCCTTGGATATTTCCGGCACATTTTTAACCGCATATTTCAGGATGGGGCTGTAA
- a CDS encoding glycosyltransferase family 39 protein: MQHIINFVTDRVGSLRRDLAVLTVIFGTAFFQFLGKFPLMEPDEGRYSEIPREMLERGDFVTPMLNYVKYFEKPPLHYWLNALSMKLFGENEFATRFPGALCGLLTVLFTYYAARKLFGRREGVMAALILGSATGFLVQGRINLTDMTLTFCMTATIGCFLLATRPEEPCKGRFYYLFYFFSALAFLAKGLIGFVLPGGIIFLYLLFSKRWVLLKEMRLFTGMILLLLVAVPWPLLASLRNPEFFNFFFIHEHFTRFLTKVHGRYQPLWFFVPILLLTMLPWSFFVPHALVRTWRERKNQGGDQVLYIIIWALFIFLFFSKSNSKLIPYILPVFPPLAMLVGLLFSKVFDGEALPRKTGILLAAVLCIVGCGAIAYPFVDTRPYASVAGGAALGIAFIGEGLLAFVFARRGDSQRFFITLTVGGLLLSLVAPHAVFPAMSLKKASSRELCRMVRTVAGPDTAVVSVGYEQGFPFYAGRRVIIAGGMGELEFGAKIGDQSAWFMEHEKLPELWESGRHIVALIKPNDLEWLQTKIKTPVRVLGKDSRKLLVTNR; encoded by the coding sequence ATGCAGCACATCATTAATTTCGTAACCGACCGGGTCGGCTCGCTACGGCGCGACCTGGCAGTGCTTACCGTGATATTTGGCACCGCGTTTTTCCAGTTTCTCGGGAAATTTCCCCTGATGGAGCCTGACGAAGGGCGGTACAGCGAGATACCCCGCGAGATGCTTGAGCGTGGTGACTTTGTCACGCCGATGCTCAATTATGTGAAGTATTTCGAGAAGCCGCCGCTCCATTACTGGCTGAATGCCTTATCCATGAAACTCTTTGGCGAGAACGAATTCGCCACCCGCTTTCCTGGGGCGTTGTGCGGCTTGCTCACGGTGCTCTTCACCTATTATGCGGCCAGGAAACTGTTCGGTCGCCGCGAAGGGGTCATGGCTGCTCTGATCCTCGGGTCTGCCACCGGGTTTCTGGTCCAGGGGCGGATCAATCTTACTGACATGACCTTGACCTTCTGCATGACCGCCACCATCGGCTGCTTTCTCCTGGCGACTCGCCCGGAAGAGCCCTGCAAAGGGCGGTTCTACTACCTGTTCTATTTCTTCTCCGCCCTGGCGTTCCTGGCCAAGGGGCTGATCGGCTTTGTCCTGCCGGGCGGGATCATTTTTCTGTACCTGCTGTTCAGCAAGCGCTGGGTGCTGCTGAAGGAGATGCGGCTCTTCACCGGCATGATCCTGTTGCTGCTGGTGGCTGTGCCGTGGCCTTTGCTTGCCTCGCTGCGCAATCCCGAGTTTTTCAACTTTTTCTTCATTCACGAGCATTTCACCCGGTTTCTCACCAAGGTACACGGCAGGTATCAGCCGCTCTGGTTTTTCGTGCCGATCCTGTTGCTGACCATGCTCCCCTGGTCGTTTTTTGTGCCGCATGCCCTGGTGCGGACCTGGCGCGAGCGCAAGAACCAGGGCGGCGACCAGGTGCTCTACATCATCATCTGGGCGCTCTTTATTTTCCTCTTTTTCTCCAAGTCCAACTCGAAGCTCATTCCCTACATCCTGCCGGTGTTCCCGCCGTTGGCAATGCTGGTTGGACTGCTGTTCAGTAAGGTTTTCGACGGTGAGGCTCTGCCGCGTAAAACCGGAATCCTGCTGGCGGCAGTGCTCTGTATTGTAGGTTGCGGCGCCATCGCCTACCCGTTTGTCGATACCAGGCCTTATGCGTCGGTAGCGGGCGGAGCTGCCCTGGGGATCGCCTTTATCGGGGAGGGGCTTCTGGCTTTTGTTTTTGCCCGCCGTGGCGATAGCCAACGGTTTTTTATTACCCTTACTGTCGGCGGCCTGCTGCTGTCGCTGGTTGCCCCGCATGCGGTGTTCCCGGCCATGTCGTTGAAAAAGGCGAGCTCCAGGGAGCTGTGCCGCATGGTGCGGACTGTCGCCGGCCCGGATACTGCCGTGGTAAGCGTGGGCTATGAACAGGGGTTCCCGTTCTATGCCGGCAGGCGGGTGATAATTGCCGGTGGCATGGGGGAGCTGGAGTTTGGTGCAAAGATCGGCGACCAGTCGGCCTGGTTCATGGAGCATGAAAAGCTGCCGGAGCTTTGGGAGTCGGGTCGTCATATCGTTGCCCTGATCAAACCGAATGACCTGGAGTGGTTGCAAACCAAAATCAAGACGCCGGTCAGGGTGCTTGGCAAGGACAGCCGCAAGCTCCTGGTTACGAATCGGTAA
- a CDS encoding TldD/PmbA family protein, with amino-acid sequence MLENLELHKILRTALANGGEFADIYFEEGASTGIACDDGRIERVVAGSDRGVGIRVIADLRTAYAYTNNVTEEALLELARIVSRAVKGKEFGAAIDLRSRTIAPGFTIVEPPELVPLERRVAMVNEADRAARGYDPRVRQVSVSYRDGRSKTQIANSYGEFVEFSRTGVVFAVQAVAGDGSVIQTGYEPVGGFCGLEILGGRPPAEIALAAARRAVMMLGATKSPGGMMPVVLSSEAGGTMVHEAIGHGLEGDLVEAGVSMYTGKLGTMVASPLVTVVDDATIPNARGSFSFDDEAVPARRNVLVENGVLKGYLYDRLSAMKSGAASTGNGRRESYASKPIVRMTNTMILPGETAPEDVVKEAARGLFVKKMGGGQVNTVTGDFVFEVTEGYLIENGEVGEPVRGATLTGNGPTVLQNVVRVGNDLGFGIGTCGKDGQGIPVSDAQPTLLISEITVGGSA; translated from the coding sequence ATGCTTGAAAACCTGGAACTCCATAAAATTTTGCGAACAGCCCTGGCCAACGGCGGCGAGTTTGCCGACATCTACTTTGAAGAGGGGGCATCCACCGGTATTGCCTGTGATGACGGACGGATCGAGCGGGTGGTGGCCGGCAGTGACCGTGGCGTGGGGATTCGGGTCATCGCTGACTTGCGCACCGCCTATGCCTATACTAACAATGTCACTGAAGAGGCACTGCTGGAGCTTGCCCGGATTGTCAGCCGGGCGGTGAAGGGGAAAGAATTTGGTGCAGCGATAGATCTGCGCAGCCGTACCATTGCCCCGGGGTTCACGATAGTTGAGCCGCCGGAGTTGGTCCCGCTTGAGCGGCGCGTGGCGATGGTTAACGAGGCTGACAGGGCTGCGCGAGGCTACGACCCAAGAGTGCGCCAGGTTTCGGTCAGCTATCGCGATGGCCGGTCAAAGACCCAGATTGCAAACTCGTACGGCGAATTTGTTGAGTTTTCGCGAACCGGGGTCGTTTTTGCGGTTCAGGCCGTTGCCGGCGACGGTTCGGTAATCCAGACCGGTTACGAACCGGTTGGCGGTTTCTGCGGGCTGGAAATTCTCGGGGGCAGACCGCCGGCCGAGATAGCCCTGGCTGCGGCCCGCAGGGCAGTGATGATGCTGGGGGCGACCAAATCACCCGGCGGCATGATGCCGGTTGTCCTTTCTTCAGAGGCGGGTGGCACCATGGTACACGAAGCCATCGGTCACGGGCTGGAGGGCGATCTGGTTGAGGCCGGTGTTTCTATGTACACTGGTAAGCTTGGTACCATGGTGGCTTCGCCTCTGGTGACCGTGGTTGATGACGCAACAATTCCGAATGCGCGCGGGTCTTTCTCCTTTGACGATGAGGCGGTGCCTGCCCGCAGGAATGTCCTGGTCGAAAACGGCGTGCTCAAAGGTTATCTGTATGATCGTCTTTCCGCGATGAAGTCCGGCGCGGCATCTACCGGTAACGGTCGTCGCGAATCCTATGCCTCGAAACCGATAGTCAGGATGACCAACACCATGATCCTCCCGGGAGAGACAGCCCCGGAGGATGTGGTGAAAGAGGCGGCTCGCGGGCTGTTTGTGAAGAAGATGGGCGGCGGCCAGGTAAATACGGTTACCGGCGACTTTGTCTTTGAAGTTACCGAGGGTTACCTCATTGAAAACGGTGAGGTAGGTGAACCGGTGCGCGGGGCCACCCTTACCGGCAACGGCCCGACCGTTTTGCAGAATGTAGTCAGAGTAGGGAATGATCTCGGTTTTGGCATCGGCACCTGCGGCAAGGATGGACAGGGAATCCCTGTATCTGATGCGCAGCCGACCCTGTTGATCTCCGAGATCACTGTGGGCGGATCTGCCTGA
- a CDS encoding polysaccharide deacetylase family protein, whose protein sequence is MSNQSTVVALKVDVDTYAGTRDGVPRLVELLGRFGIRATFYFSLGPDNSGKVIKRIFKKGFLRKMFRTGAPSAYGLRTMLYGTILPPPYIAERLPDVIFGVEQSGHEVGIHCWDHVKWHDYLPWLPKQAALMELGRASAAFEDIFGRRARTTAAPGWTVTPDSLEIQDAMGLFFCSDSRGTHPFYPVMEGRRFTTLQIPTTWPTLDEILGENGITLDTINDHYLSLIKPGLNVHTIHAELEGNAYTETFTRLLERLIDKGVRFATLGEAAQEYADAAPDCELQMSYTGGRAMPVAIQGG, encoded by the coding sequence ATGTCGAATCAGTCGACTGTTGTTGCCTTAAAGGTTGACGTGGACACCTATGCCGGCACCCGGGACGGTGTGCCGCGTCTGGTGGAACTCCTCGGCCGTTTCGGTATTCGCGCAACCTTCTATTTTTCCTTGGGGCCCGATAACTCAGGTAAGGTAATAAAACGGATCTTTAAGAAGGGTTTTCTCCGCAAGATGTTCAGGACCGGAGCGCCGTCGGCCTATGGTCTCAGGACGATGCTCTACGGAACGATACTCCCCCCGCCGTACATTGCCGAACGGCTGCCAGATGTGATCTTTGGCGTTGAACAGTCCGGGCATGAGGTTGGCATTCACTGTTGGGACCATGTCAAATGGCATGACTACCTCCCCTGGCTACCCAAACAGGCGGCTTTAATGGAACTGGGCCGTGCCAGCGCCGCTTTTGAAGATATCTTCGGTCGCCGGGCTCGAACCACTGCGGCCCCGGGATGGACCGTAACCCCTGACTCCCTGGAGATTCAGGATGCCATGGGACTTTTCTTCTGCAGTGATTCCCGCGGTACCCACCCGTTTTATCCGGTCATGGAAGGCCGGCGCTTTACGACCCTCCAGATCCCAACCACCTGGCCCACTCTTGACGAAATCCTTGGCGAGAACGGCATTACCCTGGACACCATCAATGACCATTACCTCTCCCTGATCAAGCCCGGTCTGAATGTGCATACCATCCATGCCGAGCTGGAAGGGAACGCCTACACTGAGACCTTTACCCGCCTGCTTGAGAGGCTGATCGATAAAGGTGTCAGGTTTGCAACTCTCGGCGAGGCAGCGCAAGAGTATGCCGACGCTGCGCCGGATTGCGAGCTGCAGATGAGCTATACCGGTGGCAGGGCAATGCCGGTGGCGATACAGGGCGGCTGA
- a CDS encoding DUF4911 domain-containing protein, translating into MPDSVASGQRFPETVKARYFRVDRRDIVYLKFILEAYEGLSTMSTADRKEGIVRISFSTWAEQDIGDLLAALAADIELVEVSDPMEAINA; encoded by the coding sequence ATGCCCGATTCTGTGGCCAGTGGTCAGAGATTTCCTGAAACTGTCAAAGCTCGTTATTTCCGCGTTGATCGTCGGGATATCGTCTATCTCAAGTTTATCCTGGAGGCATACGAAGGGCTCTCGACCATGAGTACAGCTGATCGCAAGGAAGGCATTGTGCGGATCAGCTTTTCGACATGGGCCGAGCAGGATATCGGCGACCTGCTGGCGGCATTGGCGGCAGATATCGAGCTGGTAGAGGTTAGTGATCCCATGGAGGCAATAAATGCTTGA
- a CDS encoding glycosyltransferase, which translates to MNPYISIVIPVYNEEGNLANLFDRLYPVMQAMGKPFEIILTDDGSRDRSLEILKGMVTKYPEVRVVEFNGNFGQHMAIMAAFEVSRGEIVVTLDADLQNPPEEIPKLVAEVEKGHDVVGSIRQKRQDTFFRKTASLMVNIVTRKMTGMKMSDYGCMLRAYHRNVVNNINRCQEASTFIPALAQTFAASPSEVEVAHAERLEGESKYSLYKLVRLNFDLMTGFSVVPLQLFALLGILTSLFSVAFALFLLVRRFIVGAEVEGVFTLFAILFFFIGITIFGIGIVGEYVGRIYQEVRRRPRYVVRKVHGGDDVR; encoded by the coding sequence ATGAACCCTTATATTTCAATAGTCATCCCGGTCTATAACGAGGAGGGTAACCTCGCCAACCTCTTTGACCGGCTCTACCCGGTCATGCAGGCTATGGGTAAACCGTTTGAGATCATCCTCACCGATGACGGCAGCCGGGACCGGTCGCTGGAGATCCTGAAAGGGATGGTTACCAAGTACCCTGAGGTGCGGGTGGTTGAGTTCAACGGCAATTTCGGCCAGCATATGGCGATCATGGCCGCCTTTGAGGTCAGCCGCGGCGAGATTGTGGTTACGCTCGATGCCGATCTGCAGAACCCGCCGGAGGAGATCCCGAAGCTGGTTGCCGAGGTGGAGAAGGGGCACGACGTAGTCGGAAGTATCCGGCAAAAACGTCAGGATACCTTCTTCCGCAAGACCGCCTCGCTGATGGTCAATATCGTCACCCGCAAGATGACCGGCATGAAGATGAGCGATTACGGCTGCATGCTCCGGGCCTACCACCGCAATGTGGTCAACAATATCAATCGCTGCCAGGAGGCCTCGACCTTTATCCCGGCCCTGGCCCAGACCTTTGCTGCCAGCCCGAGCGAGGTGGAGGTTGCCCATGCCGAGCGTCTGGAAGGCGAGAGCAAGTACTCGCTGTACAAGCTGGTACGGTTGAACTTTGACCTGATGACCGGATTTTCGGTAGTGCCGCTGCAACTGTTCGCTCTGCTCGGTATTTTGACGTCGCTGTTCAGCGTCGCCTTTGCCCTGTTCCTGCTGGTACGGCGCTTTATTGTCGGCGCTGAGGTAGAGGGGGTCTTTACCCTGTTTGCCATCCTGTTCTTCTTCATCGGTATCACCATCTTCGGCATCGGCATTGTCGGCGAATATGTCGGCCGGATCTACCAGGAGGTCAGGAGACGGCCCCGGTATGTGGTCAGGAAGGTGCATGGGGGCGATGATGTCAGATAA